The Trichosurus vulpecula isolate mTriVul1 chromosome 4, mTriVul1.pri, whole genome shotgun sequence genome contains a region encoding:
- the PSME3 gene encoding proteasome activator complex subunit 3, producing MASLLKVDQEVKLKVDSFRERITSEAEDLVANFFPKKLLELDSFLKEPILNIHDLTQIHSDMNLPVPDPILLTNSHDGLDGPNLKKRKLDECEEAFQGTKVFVMPNGMLKSNQQLVDIIEKVKPEIRLLIEKCNTVKMWVQLLIPRIEDGNNFGVSIQEETVAELRTVESEAASYLDQISRYYITRAKLVSKIAKYPHVEDYRRTVTEIDEKEYISLRLIISELRNQYVTLHDMILKNIEKIKRPRSSNAETLY from the exons ATGGCCTCGCTGCTGAAGGTGGATCAGGAAGTGAAGCTCAAG GTTGATTCTTTCAGGGAGCGGATCACAAGTGAG GCAGAAGACTTGGTGGCAAATTTTTTCCCAAAGAAGTTATTAGAACTTGATAGTTTTTTGAAG gagCCTATCTTAAACATCCATGATTTAACCCAGATCCACTCAGACATGAATCTCCCTGTCCCTGATCCCATCCTTCTTACCAATAGCCACGATGGATTGGATGGT CCCAATTTGAAGAAGAGGAAGTTGGATGAGTGTGAGGAGGCCTTCCAGG GCACCAAGGTGTTTGTAATGCCTAATGGGATGTTAAAAAGCAACCAGCAGCTGGTGGACATTATTGAAAAGGTGAAACCTGAAATCCGGCTGTTAATCGAGAAATGCAACACG GTGAAAATGTGGGTTCAGCTCCTTATCCCCAGGATAGAAGATGGGAATAACTTTGGTGTATCCATCCAG GAGGAGACAGTTGCAGAACTAAGGACTGTGGAGAGTGAAGCTGCATCTTATCTGGACCAGATTTCTAG aTACTACATTACGAGAGCCAAATTGGTTTCTAAAATAGCCAAATATCCCCATGTG GAAGACTATCGACGCACAGTGACAGAGATCGATGAGAAGGAATATATCAGCCTTCGGCTCATCATATCAGAACTGCGGAACCAATAT GTCACTTTACATGACATGATCCTGAAAAACATTGAGAAGATCAAGCGGCCCCGGAGCAGCAATGCAGAGACGCTGTACTGA
- the BECN1 gene encoding beclin-1, which yields MEGSKSSSSTMQVSFVCQRCSQPLKLDTSFKILDQVTIRELTAPLLTTAQTKPGETQEEETNSGEEPFAETRQDGVSRRYIPPARMMSTESANSFTLIGEASDGGTMENLSRRLKVTGDLFDIMSGQTDVDHPLCEECTDTLLDQLDTQLNITENECQNYKRCLEILEQMNEDDEEKLKMELKELALEEERLIQELEDVEKNRKIVAENLEKVQAETERLDQEEAQYQREYSEFKRQQLELDDELKSVDNQMRYAQIQLDKLKKTNVFNATFHIWHSGQFGTINNFRLGRLPSVPVEWNEINAAWGQTVLLLHALANKMGLKFQRYRLVPYGNHSYLESLTDKSKELPLYCSGGLRFFWDNKFDHAMVAFLDCVQQFKEEVEKGETRFCLPYRMDVEKGKIEDTGGSGGSYSIKTQFNSEEQWTKALKFMLTNLKWGLAWVSSQFYNK from the exons ATGGAGGGATCGAAGTCATCGAGCAGCACCATGCAGGTGAGCTTCGTGTGCCAGCGCTGCAGTCAGCCCCTGAAACTGGACACGTCCTTCAAGATCCTAGACCAAGTCACCATCCGGGAGCTCACAG CTCCACTACTTACCACAGCTCAGACAAAGCCTGGAGAGACCCAGGAGGAAGAAACTAACTCAGGAGAG GAGCCATTTGCTGAAACTCGGCAGGATGGTGTCTCCCGCAGATACATCCCCCCAGCCAG GATGATGTCCACGGAAAGTGCCAACAGCTTCACTCTGATTGGGGAGGCATCCGATGGAGGTACCATGGAGAATCTCAGCCGAAGACTGAAG GTCACTGGAGACCTTTTTGATATCATGTCAGGCCAGACAGATGTGGACCACCCTCTGTGTGAGGAATGTACAGATACCCTGTTGGATCAGCTGGACACCCAGCTCAACATCACGGAAAATGAATGTCAGAACTACAA ACGCTGTTTGGAGATCTTGGAGCAAATGAATGAAGATGATGAGGAAAAGTTGAAGATGGAGTTGAAGGAGCTGGCACTTGAGGAAGAGAGGCTGATCCAAGAACTGGAAGATGTAGAAAAGAACCGCAAAATCGTGGCAGAAAATCTTGAGAAAGTCCAGGCAGAAACTGAACGGCTAGATCAAGAGGAAGCTCA ATACCAGAGGGAATACAGTGAATTTAAACGACAACAGCTGGAGCTAGACGATGAGCTAAAGAGTGTGGATAACCAGATGCGCTATGCCCAGATCCAACTGGACAAgctgaagaaaacaaatgtttttaatgcaacattccacatctg GCACAGTGGACAGTTTGgcacaattaataattttaggcTGGGACGGCTCCCTAGTGTCCCTGTAGAGTGGAATGAGATCAACGCTGCTTGGGGGCAGACAGTGTTGCTGCTCCATGCCCTAGCCAATAAAATGGGCCTGAAATTTCAGAG gtatcgcCTTGTTCCCTATGGTAATCACTCATATCTGGAGTCTCTCACAGACAAATCCAAG GAGCTACCATTATACTGTTCTGGAGGTTTGCGGTTTTTTTGGGACAACAAGTTTGATCATGCAATGGTGGCTTTCCTGGATTGTGTGCAGCAGTTCAAAGAAGAGGTGGAGAAAGGGGAGACACGCTTCTGTCTGCCTTACAG GATGGATGTGGAGAAAGGTAAGATTGAAGACACAGGAGGCAGTGGCGGCTCCTATTCCATCAAAACCCAGTTCAACTCTGAGGAGCAGTGGACAAAGGCACTCAAGTTTATGTTGACCAATCTGAAGTGGGGTCTTGCTTGGGTCTCCTCACAATTTTATAAcaaatga